A window of the Helianthus annuus cultivar XRQ/B chromosome 4, HanXRQr2.0-SUNRISE, whole genome shotgun sequence genome harbors these coding sequences:
- the LOC110933668 gene encoding uncharacterized protein LOC110933668, which translates to MSSSRQFSHSSRKSRVNSQKKMMAFMAKQFARLIPKVVTEIQASNTPNSSIDSKVAQPKPIAFNYKHFASCHPKPFTGQEGVTAMFEWFDSIEVTFINSECPDELKTRSATGVFQARALEWWTNERNIRSNELAYALSWEELKQLMMEEFCPPHEQQKLEEEFWSLKQIGDDNLAYTIRFKQLSFVVAHLVLTVDRMIKKYIHSLPPTMRDTIEAAQLDNIEAVYRLAASLNNNRVHDKQIATPTGSSKIANQIVQQSSGGEGKKRKFQDPGCNAVVPAANPNPVTPENTSKPYTGIHPKCTTCNRHHPTNSNCRHCTICNRFGHDTAYCLTNPANKVRACFKCGDTTHLRRHCPLWNQERQPAPKAPALNANQAQDANT; encoded by the coding sequence ATGTCTTCATCTCGCCAATTTTCCCACTCGTCCAGAAAGTCAAGAGTCAACTCTCAAAAGAAGATGATGGCATTTATGGCCAAGCAGTTCGCTCGTCTTATCCCCAAAGTTGTGACTGAAATCCAAGCTTCCAACACCCCCAACTCTTCCATCGACTCCAAAGTTGCCCAACCTAAGCCCATTGCCTTTAACTACAAACATTTCGCCTCTTGTCACCCAAAACCCTTCACTGGCCAAGAGGGTGTGACCGCTATGTTTGAATGGTTCGATagcatagaggtcacattcatcaataGTGAATGTCCTGATGAGCTCAAGACACGTAGTGCTACCGGTGTCTTTCAAGCAAGAGCCCTagagtggtggacgaatgaaaGGAACATTCGTTCAAACGAATTGGCATATGCGTTGTCATGGGAAGAATTGAAGCAGCTCATGATGgaggaattctgccctcctcatgaacaacAGAAGCTTGAGGAAGAGTTTTGGTCGCTCAAGCAGATTGGTGACGACAACCTTGCGTATACCATTCGTTTCAAGCAGCTGAGCTTTGTTGTAGCCCACCTGGTTCTCACTGTTGATCGTATGATCAAAAAGTATATCCACAGTTTACCCCCTACCATGAGAGACACCATCGAGGCAGCCCAGCTCGACAACATCGAGGCTGTCTATCGACTTGCAGCAAGCCTGAACAACAATCGCGTTCATGATAAACAAATTGCAACACCTACCGGCTCCTCTAAGATAGCCAACCAAATCGTCCAACAATCAAGTGGTGGCGAGGGTAAGAAACGCAAGTTTCAAGACCCTGGCTGCAATGCGGTTGTACCTGCTGCTAACCCAAACCCTGTTACACCAGAGAACACGAGTAAACCATACACTGGAATCCATCCCAAATGTACCACTTGCAACCGTCATCACCCTACCAACTCGAATTGCCGCCATTGCACTATATGTAACCGTTTTGGCCACGATACCGCTTATTGTCTCACTAACCCTGCAAACAAAGTTAGAGCCTGTTTTAAGTGTGGAGACACAACCCACCTTCGCCGCCATTGTCCTTTATGGAACCAAGAACGACAACCAGCCCCAAAAGCTCCAGCTCTCAATGCCAACCAAGCTCAAGATGCCAACACctaa